One region of Intestinimonas massiliensis (ex Afouda et al. 2020) genomic DNA includes:
- a CDS encoding helix-turn-helix transcriptional regulator has product MTREEAFEFLDRTARGIAEMFGSTCETLVHDMGVPTHPILSIYNGHISGRTVGSTMDILGTNRELDQEASTTDQVNLYATTPAGAQIKSSTFHLIGEGYNLALGINFDYTSLVYANRILVDLMSAEADLKSALFQGGDTALTDLFDECLRAVGKPADALGKADRLKLVALMEQKNAFSYRKSVPFVAKRLGVSRYTVYKYLDELARQGDGGQPD; this is encoded by the coding sequence ATGACAAGAGAGGAAGCTTTTGAATTTCTGGACCGGACAGCCCGGGGCATTGCCGAGATGTTCGGCTCCACCTGTGAAACGCTGGTCCACGACATGGGCGTGCCCACCCATCCCATCCTCTCCATTTACAACGGCCACATCTCCGGCCGGACGGTGGGCTCTACCATGGACATCCTGGGCACCAACCGGGAGCTGGACCAGGAGGCCTCCACCACTGACCAGGTGAATCTGTACGCCACCACCCCCGCGGGGGCCCAGATCAAGTCCTCCACCTTCCACCTCATCGGAGAGGGCTACAATCTGGCTCTGGGCATCAACTTCGACTACACCTCTCTGGTCTATGCCAACCGCATCCTGGTGGACCTGATGAGCGCCGAGGCCGATCTGAAATCCGCCCTGTTCCAGGGGGGCGATACCGCCCTGACCGACCTGTTTGACGAGTGCCTGCGGGCGGTGGGCAAACCGGCAGATGCCCTGGGCAAGGCCGACCGGCTGAAGCTGGTGGCCTTGATGGAGCAGAAAAACGCCTTTTCCTACCGCAAATCCGTGCCCTTCGTGGCCAAGCGCCTGGGGGTAAGCCGGTATACGGTATATAAATACTTAGACGAGCTGGCCCGTCAGGGCGACGGCGGCCAGCCGGACTGA
- a CDS encoding Sapep family Mn(2+)-dependent dipeptidase: MKHQEQIEAYWSNPARERELVGAIARLVNVKSVKGDPEPGKPFGPGPAAALDEALALCRELGFSTSDYDHYVGLADLNDKETRLHILGHLDVVGEGSGWDTDPYTCVEKDGMLYGRGVSDDKGPVVCALLAMKAVRDLGLPLSANVRCILGTDEESGSADIAYYYAREPYAPMAFTPDADFPLIHIEKGHYHPDFGAQWESSDAKPRVAALTGGFRTNVVPPEAEAMVLGLYAHDVEPVCDQVAARTGAVFTVSGSASGCHIHCAGKNAHAASPDGGINAIAALLEVLAALPLAGCAGTDAIRSMHELFPFGDNRGRALGIAQSDAESGELTLNLAVMTLTETGFSAKFDVRFPLCANEDNCKRACEASFAAHGIAVTGAPDMTTVHCVSADSPLVRTLLACYETYTGEPNAQPIAIGGGTYVHDIPGGVAFGCQFPGFDPKMHAANEQARIDQLLLSCKIFTQAIAELCGG; encoded by the coding sequence ATGAAGCATCAGGAACAGATCGAAGCCTATTGGAGCAACCCCGCCCGGGAGCGGGAACTGGTCGGCGCCATCGCCCGGCTGGTGAACGTGAAGAGCGTAAAGGGGGACCCGGAGCCCGGAAAGCCCTTCGGCCCCGGCCCTGCCGCCGCGCTGGACGAGGCTCTGGCCCTGTGCCGGGAGCTGGGCTTTTCCACCTCCGACTACGACCACTATGTGGGCCTGGCCGACCTCAACGACAAAGAGACCCGGCTGCACATCCTGGGCCACCTGGACGTGGTGGGGGAGGGCTCCGGCTGGGACACTGACCCCTATACCTGCGTGGAGAAGGACGGGATGCTGTACGGCCGGGGGGTCTCGGACGACAAGGGCCCCGTGGTCTGCGCCCTGCTGGCCATGAAGGCCGTGCGGGACCTGGGACTCCCCCTGTCCGCCAATGTCCGCTGCATCCTGGGCACCGATGAGGAGTCCGGCTCCGCCGACATCGCCTACTATTACGCCCGGGAGCCTTACGCCCCCATGGCCTTCACCCCCGACGCCGACTTCCCTCTCATCCACATTGAGAAGGGCCACTATCATCCGGACTTCGGCGCCCAGTGGGAGAGCTCCGACGCCAAGCCCCGGGTGGCCGCCCTCACCGGCGGGTTCCGCACCAACGTGGTACCTCCCGAGGCCGAGGCCATGGTACTGGGCCTTTACGCCCACGATGTGGAGCCGGTCTGTGACCAGGTGGCGGCCCGGACCGGGGCGGTGTTCACCGTCAGCGGCTCGGCCAGCGGCTGTCACATCCACTGCGCGGGCAAGAACGCCCACGCCGCCTCCCCCGACGGCGGCATCAACGCCATCGCCGCCCTGCTGGAGGTCCTTGCCGCCCTCCCCCTGGCCGGCTGCGCCGGCACGGACGCCATCCGCTCCATGCACGAGCTGTTTCCCTTTGGGGACAACCGGGGCCGCGCCCTGGGCATCGCCCAGTCCGACGCGGAGTCCGGCGAGCTCACCCTCAATCTGGCCGTCATGACGCTGACGGAAACCGGCTTTTCCGCCAAATTCGACGTGCGCTTCCCCCTCTGCGCCAACGAGGACAACTGCAAAAGGGCCTGTGAGGCCAGCTTTGCCGCCCACGGCATCGCCGTTACCGGCGCTCCGGATATGACCACCGTCCACTGTGTGAGCGCCGATTCCCCCCTGGTGCGGACCCTCCTGGCCTGCTACGAGACCTACACCGGCGAGCCGAACGCCCAGCCCATCGCCATCGGCGGCGGCACCTACGTCCACGACATCCCCGGCGGCGTGGCCTTCGGCTGCCAGTTCCCCGGCTTCGACCCCAAAATGCACGCCGCCAACGAGCAGGCCCGCATCGACCAGCTCCTCCTGTCCTGCAAGATCTTCACCCAGGCCATCGCGGAGCTGTGCGGCGGATGA
- a CDS encoding phage holin family protein: MNREQWLRTKDLVLAGAAAAGSAAVNALGGWDRALQTLLFCMALDYLTGLVVAGVFRRSDKSGDGALDSRAGFRGLCKKGAELALVLVAVRLDLLVEETYARTAVLLFLIGNEGLSVLENLGLMGAPYPAFLKNALSVLREQGDRGKA, translated from the coding sequence GTGAACAGAGAACAATGGCTGCGGACCAAGGACCTGGTGCTGGCCGGAGCGGCCGCAGCGGGGAGCGCGGCGGTCAACGCCCTGGGCGGATGGGACCGCGCGCTGCAGACCCTGCTGTTTTGCATGGCGCTGGATTACCTTACCGGGCTGGTGGTGGCCGGGGTGTTCCGGCGGTCGGACAAGAGCGGAGACGGGGCGCTGGACAGCCGGGCGGGCTTCCGGGGGCTGTGTAAAAAGGGCGCGGAGCTGGCGCTGGTGCTGGTGGCGGTGCGACTGGACCTCCTGGTGGAGGAGACCTATGCCCGGACGGCGGTGCTGCTGTTTCTCATTGGAAACGAGGGCTTGTCGGTGCTGGAGAACCTGGGACTGATGGGGGCGCCCTATCCCGCCTTTCTGAAAAACGCCCTGTCGGTCCTGCGGGAGCAGGGAGATCGGGGAAAGGCGTAA
- a CDS encoding baseplate J/gp47 family protein encodes MKTVEEIYREMAAAFAEATGTEVAGSGDLAARLYAVAAQIYAMYVQAQWVERQCFPQTAEGEDLDRHAALRGLERREAAKAEGSIQFSVDTASATDRPIPAGTVCMTAGLVRFETVEEGTLPAGELTTLVRARAVEAGAAGNAAAGTILSLAVAPVGVSRCVNPEGFSGGTDRESDEALRERVLDSFKRMPNGANAAFYEQGALSFEGVAAAVAVPRPRGRGTVDVVVSAPSGTPSAELLAELTDYFEARREIAVDLVVRAPEIRTVDVAVRVAVAPGADPAAVLEAAEQALRSWFNGGRLGQPVLRARLGALLYGVDGVENYAVVTPAADVAAADDVLPVLGTLTVEEMA; translated from the coding sequence TTGAAAACGGTAGAGGAGATATACCGGGAGATGGCGGCGGCCTTTGCCGAGGCCACCGGGACGGAGGTGGCGGGGAGCGGTGACCTGGCGGCGCGGCTGTACGCCGTGGCCGCCCAGATCTACGCCATGTACGTGCAGGCCCAGTGGGTGGAGCGGCAGTGCTTTCCCCAGACGGCGGAGGGGGAGGACCTGGACCGCCACGCCGCTCTGCGGGGGCTGGAGCGGCGGGAGGCCGCCAAGGCCGAGGGAAGCATTCAGTTCAGCGTGGATACGGCGTCGGCCACCGACCGGCCTATCCCGGCGGGGACGGTGTGCATGACGGCGGGCCTGGTGCGGTTCGAGACCGTGGAGGAGGGGACGCTGCCGGCCGGGGAGCTCACCACTCTGGTCCGGGCCCGGGCCGTGGAGGCCGGCGCGGCGGGCAACGCGGCCGCCGGAACCATCCTCTCGTTGGCAGTGGCCCCGGTGGGGGTGAGCCGGTGCGTCAATCCGGAGGGCTTCTCCGGCGGTACCGACCGGGAGAGCGACGAGGCGCTGCGGGAGCGGGTGCTGGACAGCTTCAAGCGGATGCCCAACGGGGCCAACGCCGCCTTTTATGAGCAGGGGGCGCTGTCCTTCGAAGGAGTGGCCGCCGCCGTGGCGGTACCCCGGCCCAGAGGCCGGGGTACCGTGGATGTGGTGGTGTCCGCCCCCTCCGGCACACCCTCGGCGGAGTTGCTGGCGGAGCTGACCGACTACTTTGAGGCGCGGCGGGAGATCGCCGTGGACCTGGTGGTCCGGGCGCCGGAGATCCGGACGGTGGATGTGGCGGTGCGGGTGGCCGTGGCGCCGGGGGCGGACCCCGCCGCCGTGCTGGAGGCCGCCGAGCAGGCCCTGCGGAGCTGGTTCAACGGCGGCCGGCTGGGTCAGCCGGTGCTGCGGGCCCGGCTGGGGGCCCTGCTCTACGGCGTGGACGGGGTGGAGAACTATGCCGTCGTCACCCCCGCCGCCGACGTGGCGGCGGCGGACGACGTGCTACCCGTGCTGGGCACCCTGACGGTGGAGGAGATGGCATGA